In the genome of uncultured Pseudomonas sp., the window AGCTTCATTCTCGCTCAGGCTTTTCGCCAGCGGCGCGAACTGCGCCTGCAGCTCAAGATCTTCGGTCTGGGCAGCCAGCTCCTGTGCCCAGTAGAGCGCCAGGTAGAAATGGCTGCCACGGTTATCCAACTCGCCGGTTTTGCGCGATGGCGACTTGTTGCTGTCGAGCAACTTACCGGTCGCCGCGTCCAGGGTGGTGCCTAGAAGCTTGGCTTTCGGGTTGTTGGTCTTGATCCCGGTTTCTTCCAGAGACACAGCCAGTGCCAGGAATTCGCCCAGCGAATCCCAGCGCAGGTGGTTTTCTTCAATCAGCTGTTGTACGTGCTTGGGTGCAGAGCCGCCCGCGCCGGTTTCGTACATGCCGCCGCCCGCCATCAGTGGAACGATGGAGAGCATTTTCGCCGAGGTGCCCAGTTCCATGATCGGGAACAGGTCGGTCAGGTAGTCGCGCAGTACGTTGCCGGTGACCGAGATGGTGTCCAGGCCACGGATCAAACGCTCCATGCTCACGCGGATGGCCTGGTTGTAATCCATCATGCGGATGTCCAGGCCAGTGGTGTCGTGATCCTGCAGGTAGGCTTCAACTTTCTTCTGCAGTTCGCGGTCGTGAGCACGCTCTGGGTCGAGCCAGAAGATTGCTGGAGTGTTGGATTGGCGGGCGCGGGTGACAGCCAGCTTGACCCAGTCACGGATCGGCGCGTCTTTGGTCTGGCAGGCGCGCCAGATGTCGCCGGCTTCAACTTCGTGCTGCATCAGTAGTGTGCCGTCTTCCAGCACTACACGCATGCTGCCATCGACGGTCATCTCGAAGGTTTTGTCGTGGGAGCCGTATTCTTCAGCCTTCTGCGCCATCAGGCCAACGTTCGGTACGCTGCCCATGGTGGTGGGGTCAAACGCACCGTTGGTTTTGCAGAAATTGATCATTTCCTGGTAGATGCGGGCGTAGGTGCTTTCCGGCATCACCGCTTTGGTGTCCTTGAGCTTGCCGTCCTTGCCCCACATCTTTCCGGAACTGCGGATCATCGCCGGCATCGAGGCGTCGACGATCACGTCACTCGGGATGTGCAGGTTGGTGATGCCCTTGACGGAATCAACCATAGCCATCTCTGGGCGACCGCTGTAGCAGGCGTGGATGTCGTCGAGGATTTCTTCCTGCAGAGACGCCGGCAGCGACTTGATTTTGTCGTAGACGCTGCTGATGCCGTTATTGGGGTTGACGCCCAGTTCGTCAAACAAGCTGGCGTACTTATCAAAAACGCCTTTGTAGTAGACGCTGACCGCGTGACCAAAGACGATCGGGTGGGAGACCTTCATCATGGTCGCCTTGACGTGCAGGGACCACATTACGCCGGTGTCCTTGCAGTCTTGCAGGGTCTTCTCGAAGAAGTCACGCAGCTTGCGGCAGCTCATGTACATGCTGTCGAAGACTTCGCCTTCCTGCAGAGTGAGTTGTTTCTTGACTTCGACCTTGCCGTTTTTGCCCACAAACTCGATACGCACGTCACCGGCCTTGGCCATGGTGATCGATTGTTCGCTGGAGAAGAAGTCGCCGCCGCGCATGTAGTCGGCGTGGGACTGCGAAGCCATGCTCCACTCACCCATTGAGTGCGGGTGTTTGCGCACAAATGCTTTTACTGCAGCCGGCGCACGACGATCGGAGTTGCCTTCACGCAGCACCGGGTTCACCGCACTGCCAAGCACTTTGCTGTAGCGTGCGCGGGCTTCTTTTTCCGCATCAGTTTGCGGGTCTTCAGGGAAATCCGGGATGTTATAGCCCTGCGCCTGCAGCTCGGCGATGGCGCCTTTCAGCTGTGGCACCGAGGCACTGATGTTAGGCAGCTTGATGATGTTGGCTTCTGGCGAGGTCGCCAGAATGGCCAGCTTGGCCAGGTCATCATCGATCTGCTTGTCGGCATCCAGTTGGTCAGCAAAGCTGGCGAGGATACGCGCTGCAAGAGAGATGTCGCGGGTTTCGACGGCAATTCCAGCAGATGCTGCGAAGGCTTCTACAATGGGTAGGAGCGAGTAGGTCGCAAGGGCTGGGGCTTCGTCAGTGAAGGTATAAATGATCTTCGAAGTGGTGGACATTTAGAGTTAACTCTCTTCTTTGCTGAGCGTACACAGGCACTCGACATGCGTAGGTAAACGCCAAGGCCCATGATGAGTGGGCCTGAAGTCGAGGTGTGCCGCGGTGATGTTGGATGCACCAGTAGAGTGTTGAGCATTTCGAGCCGTTGAGTCGCTGTAGCAGTTCGACGGCTTCAAGACGCGAGCCACTTATTCGGGGTACCTACGCCTTATGACCTGTTGGTCAGGTGGGCAGTATATCACCGCGACCGTACGGCGCAGAATGCCTTGGTGCATAAGACCAATGAACATATGGTTTCGCCCGATTCAAGTGGGTTACTCTCGGGTGATCTGATTGTTTAACCACAAGACGGAGTCCAGCATGGGATACCAAAAGATCCAGGTGCCAGCAACCGGTGACAAAATCACCGTTAATGCCGATACATCCCTGAACGTACCGAACAATCCAATTATCCCGTATATCGAAGGTGATGGCATTGGTGTCGATATCAGCCCAGTGATGATCAAAGTCGTTGATGCTGCCGTGCAGAAAGCCTACGGCGGCGAGCGCAAGATCTCCTGGATGGAGGTGTATGCCGGCGAGAAAGCCACCCAGGTTTACGACCAGGACACCTGGTTGCCTCAGGAAACCCTGGATGCAGTCAAGGATTACGTTGTGTCCATCAAGGGCCCGCTGACGACTCCGGTTGGTGGTGGCATTCGCTCCCTGAACGTTGCCCTGCGTCAGCAACTCGATCTGTACGTCTGCCTGCGCCCAGTGCGCTGGTTTGAAGGCGTACCAAGCCCGGTGAAGAAGCCAGGCGACGTCGACATGACCATCTTCCGTGAAAACTCTGAAGACATTTATGCCGGTATCGAGTGGAAAGCCGGTTCGCCGGAAGCGACCAAGGTGATCAAGTTCCTCAAGGAGGAAATGGGTGTTACCAAGATTCGCTTTGACCAAGATTGCGGTATCGGCGTTAAACCTGTGTCCATGCAGGGGACCAAGCGTCTCGCGCGCAAAGCGTTGCAGTATGTGGTCGATAACGACCGCGACTCGCTGACCATCGTGCACAAAGGCAACATCATGAAGTTCACCGAGGGCGCCTTCAAAGAGTGGGCTTACGAAATTGCTGCTGAAGAGTTCGG includes:
- a CDS encoding NADP-dependent isocitrate dehydrogenase, whose translation is MSTTSKIIYTFTDEAPALATYSLLPIVEAFAASAGIAVETRDISLAARILASFADQLDADKQIDDDLAKLAILATSPEANIIKLPNISASVPQLKGAIAELQAQGYNIPDFPEDPQTDAEKEARARYSKVLGSAVNPVLREGNSDRRAPAAVKAFVRKHPHSMGEWSMASQSHADYMRGGDFFSSEQSITMAKAGDVRIEFVGKNGKVEVKKQLTLQEGEVFDSMYMSCRKLRDFFEKTLQDCKDTGVMWSLHVKATMMKVSHPIVFGHAVSVYYKGVFDKYASLFDELGVNPNNGISSVYDKIKSLPASLQEEILDDIHACYSGRPEMAMVDSVKGITNLHIPSDVIVDASMPAMIRSSGKMWGKDGKLKDTKAVMPESTYARIYQEMINFCKTNGAFDPTTMGSVPNVGLMAQKAEEYGSHDKTFEMTVDGSMRVVLEDGTLLMQHEVEAGDIWRACQTKDAPIRDWVKLAVTRARQSNTPAIFWLDPERAHDRELQKKVEAYLQDHDTTGLDIRMMDYNQAIRVSMERLIRGLDTISVTGNVLRDYLTDLFPIMELGTSAKMLSIVPLMAGGGMYETGAGGSAPKHVQQLIEENHLRWDSLGEFLALAVSLEETGIKTNNPKAKLLGTTLDAATGKLLDSNKSPSRKTGELDNRGSHFYLALYWAQELAAQTEDLELQAQFAPLAKSLSENEAAIVAELGAVQGKPVDIGGYYRSNPQLTSQVMRPSATFNAALAALA
- the icd gene encoding NADP-dependent isocitrate dehydrogenase, with product MGYQKIQVPATGDKITVNADTSLNVPNNPIIPYIEGDGIGVDISPVMIKVVDAAVQKAYGGERKISWMEVYAGEKATQVYDQDTWLPQETLDAVKDYVVSIKGPLTTPVGGGIRSLNVALRQQLDLYVCLRPVRWFEGVPSPVKKPGDVDMTIFRENSEDIYAGIEWKAGSPEATKVIKFLKEEMGVTKIRFDQDCGIGVKPVSMQGTKRLARKALQYVVDNDRDSLTIVHKGNIMKFTEGAFKEWAYEIAAEEFGATLLDGGPWMQFKNPKTGKNVIVKDAIADAMLQQILLRPAEYDVIATLNLNGDYLSDALAAEVGGIGIAPGANLSDTIAMFEATHGTAPKYAGKDQVNPGSLILSAEMMLRHMGWIEAADLIIKGTNGAISAKTVTYDFERLMDGAKLLSCSAFGDALISHM